A region from the Acidiferrobacter sp. SPIII_3 genome encodes:
- a CDS encoding ISAzo13 family transposase: MSTVPELKRKFRSVWSHLDERTRRLLAANEALSLGYGGVSLVHHACGLSRKAIAKGIREIQGGDQPLVGRVRRAGAGRKSLTQIDPGLVPRLEGLIDAQTRGDPESALRWICKSTRAIAQELSQQDHPISHMTVAQVLHDLHYSLQSNRKTEEGADHPDRDAQFRYINAAVKKCLRQGTPVISVDTKKKELIGISVDTKKKELIGNYDNPGQQWLPAKRPKPVQGHDFPGPEVPRAYPYGIYDIGRNAGFVNVGTDHDTGEFAVASIRGWWRQEGRRLYAGAKTILITADGGGSNGWRLRLWKLELQKFADQTGLSVAVCHFPPGTSKWNKIEHRLFSFISSNWRGEPLRDYETIEHRLFSFISSNWRGEPLRDYETIVNLIAKTTTAKGLKVTCRLDRRKYPVGREITQAQMERVNLERNTFHGEWNYTIKPHIKGS; this comes from the coding sequence CGCATTTGGACGAGCGCACACGCCGCCTCCTGGCGGCCAATGAAGCGCTGAGCCTGGGGTATGGGGGCGTCTCTCTTGTGCACCACGCCTGCGGCTTGTCACGGAAAGCGATCGCCAAGGGTATCCGCGAAATCCAGGGAGGGGATCAGCCGCTGGTGGGCCGCGTCCGGCGAGCGGGGGCGGGCCGCAAGTCCCTCACACAAATCGATCCCGGTCTCGTGCCCCGCCTCGAAGGGTTGATCGATGCGCAAACGCGCGGGGACCCCGAGTCGGCCCTGCGATGGATCTGTAAGAGCACGCGGGCGATTGCCCAAGAACTGAGCCAGCAAGATCACCCGATCAGTCACATGACGGTCGCACAGGTCCTTCACGACCTCCACTACAGCCTGCAGAGCAATCGCAAGACCGAAGAGGGGGCCGATCATCCGGATCGCGATGCCCAGTTTCGCTACATCAATGCCGCCGTCAAGAAATGCCTGAGACAGGGCACGCCCGTGATCTCAGTGGACACCAAGAAAAAGGAGCTCATAGGAATCTCAGTGGACACCAAGAAAAAGGAGCTCATAGGAAACTATGATAACCCGGGCCAACAATGGCTCCCGGCGAAACGGCCAAAACCCGTGCAAGGTCACGACTTCCCCGGTCCCGAAGTCCCCCGCGCCTATCCTTATGGTATTTACGACATCGGCCGCAATGCCGGTTTTGTCAACGTGGGGACCGATCATGACACCGGGGAATTTGCCGTCGCCTCCATCCGCGGGTGGTGGCGCCAGGAGGGCCGGCGCCTGTATGCGGGGGCGAAGACAATCCTGATCACGGCCGATGGCGGCGGAAGCAACGGATGGCGGCTACGGCTGTGGAAGCTGGAATTGCAGAAATTCGCCGATCAGACCGGACTGTCCGTGGCCGTGTGCCACTTCCCTCCCGGCACGAGCAAATGGAACAAGATCGAGCATCGGTTGTTTTCCTTTATCTCGTCTAACTGGCGCGGAGAACCCTTACGGGACTACGAAACGATCGAGCATCGGTTGTTTTCCTTTATCTCGTCTAACTGGCGCGGAGAACCCTTACGGGACTACGAAACGATCGTCAACCTCATCGCCAAGACCACCACAGCAAAGGGATTGAAAGTCACCTGCCGATTGGATCGCCGCAAATACCCCGTCGGGCGCGAAATCACCCAGGCGCAGATGGAGCGCGTCAATTTGGAGCGCAACACGTTTCATGGCGAATGGAACTACACCATCAAGCCGCACATAAAGGGTAGTTGA